Below is a genomic region from Argiope bruennichi chromosome 11, qqArgBrue1.1, whole genome shotgun sequence.
CTTCTAAGGTCTTAGAAGGAATTCAAATGAatcctttttattatataaagtttcTACTGGACATATTTTTAAGCATACGATGGATTCTATAtacctaaaaaaataatgttatgcaATAATATTGAGTTTCTGAGTTTGGTCTAAAAATTCTCGTCAtgcttttgagtttttttttcccaattttttttagattaaaactgtAGTATGAAGTTTCcgaattaaattgtttttctcttaaaatataacttcataataaaatttaggatttgcgaacaatatttcatttacttttaataattaaaaatatgccatttttacttttttttactttaatacttttaaaactttatatgaaattgttcctaaaaatcattaaaaaaaataataatgttaaagaactcaactaaaaaataaaaaaaagatatcttctTCTGTAATTTAATCTTTGATGATACATtgtacaattattaattaataaaaaaatttgataatttttttttccttaataataatcataaaaatttcgaataaaaaataaaataagagttcGAAGCTTATAATTCTTTACAATAAATAGgttgagaattaaaaatatcgcAAAAAAGAATCTTTTGCGCATTAAAATGCCATTGTTTTTCGATTGCTCATTTTATTAGTGTCAAAGATAGaaacatattttccaataattgactcgattatattttattttttactaaattgggaataattgttatttttacattctttttccgCAGAAATATATGCGAAAATACCTCAGATGTCAAcatttaaactgaataaatattttaaaattaactaatatatttattaaatttattcaacaaatatttttgcaattaaatttccaatttattatgTCACGACTTACATTTCAAGACTTGTAAATctgatgacaaaaaaatttactcAATATCGTCCTATTTTCcgtttcttattaaattaaatacatcaattagtgaataaaaatttgcaatgctTAAAAATGTgcatcgttttttttaatttcagaagtcTGCATGGTATATTTGTACTAATTAGATGAAGTTTTAATCTAATCGCATTACTAACGCATACAATTAGTCTGGGAAAATTTAGAGAAGAACAGTACTTTCAAAGATACCTTATTCATCAAAACTTACTGAATCTATTCTCAACAATCCTGGAGTAGTTTTGATTTGTAATGACAATGTAACTAATCGGGCGGGCAGGCAGGCAAGAAATCATTGGGACAGtaaaaaattggattattttatatcacttttattagggattatttggttttaaaaataattatttaatcgcTTGAATGATTCAAAGCGATTTAAATGAATCAAGCTACTGTGGAAAGACAAATTcctatatttctattaaagaatcttgttatttaattaattccaataTTTGCCATTGTTTTGTTGTGAcatttgctttaataatttaacattacaaTTATTCATCATATTTGTAGAAATAGTACTAATACAAatgtcgtgctgccatctattgaatGTCTCCACAAACACGAATCAATGTATTCTcgttaaaaaatagtaaatttttttttcgctttttttacAGCATAGCATTATTAATGTAAATACGtttatttctaaatctgaaaacttattattaaatcaaggtaaagaaaacatattttttttatagtccaTTTAATAAATGAACCACCTGAAATAAAGTTGTGCTGCCATCTGGTATATACAAATACAACTTTTATCTCTTTgttaatattgatttcttttccaaaatggggaatttttaaaaaatttttcgaaagataatatttatttattattattgataaagcATATAATATCTTGTATTCTGAAAAGGAGGATAATACATCGGTCTAAATTTTTCTACCGaactatttacattttcattgctttatatttcaagaattaccAAAGTACATCTTCTGTGATCGTAAAGCATTATAAcagtaattcttaaaattttaaaaaccacgacccattttcttctatatctttttAACATGTCACATGTCTCCTTCTTTTTATGactcattatttttaattgaacattgATTTTTAATAGTCTTGTGGAAAGTTCTTGTGTCAATAAACCTTACcatgatgcattttattttccttctagaTTGTGAAAGAGATTCCTACGTCGAGTTTCATCCTGAAATAGAACATGACTCACGCATCCTGTGGGCGAGATTGAGGTTTCCAAACTCTTCCACCTCAGATGTCTCAGACGTCCTCAGGAGTTGGAGGCAGGGTGGACAGGAACTTCTCCTCACCCTCCCTTGTCTCCGGTGTTGCGGGGCCAAGCTCGAGATTCTGCTTCGAGAATCTACAGTTGGCCTTCGATCTAAAAGATCCGCCTGTGGACGCGAATGCTGTAGGCGACCCCTTAAGATCCGCTTCAAGGACATCGGTTGGGACTGGATAGTCCAACCTGCTGAATTCGAGGCATACTACTGTAAAGGAAGGTGCAGGGATGCCACTGACGATTTTGCCAGTACGCATGCTCTCATGCAAAGTATTCTGAACTTTAAGGGACGCAAGGTGTCACGTCCATGCTGTGCCCCGAGGAAGCTTAGACCTCTCGATTTGCTGCACTATAATGACAAACAACCACCTGAGCTGGTGGTGACCAGACAGAAGGGGATGATCGTCAAAGAGTGCGCCTGCACTTGATCATAAAACTAGTCAGAAAGTGACTCGTGAGGTTGTAATTGGCATTCCACTAGCCACCTTTACCGAGGGTAGCTGGACGACTCCTCGATGACGTCAAGAGGATCGATGCGAAGATGAAAACACATGCCCGAGGACTGATTCCAGGGACTTGTTTTTGACCAAAAGCTGTTGCCAAACCGTATGGATCAAATATTGCATGCTTAGTCCAATGTATGACTGTAAGGATTTTAGAAATCCTAAATGTTTTCTTGATTTAAAGCTGGAAGATTATTTGACTGATCTTGGTCCATTTCTCAACCAGATGTAGTTCTCCTGTATGATTTGATCCTAATAATTGTGGCATGTGAACGTTTTACTATCAGATTAGAATAACCTCGAGGAAGATACAGATTGGAGGATTATGAGCTGAAACGTTGGGTCTGAAGTCTGTTGTGATATTGGAATTTGACTTTCAAAATCAATGGTGGCAAAAAGCTTACTGTCAATTAATTGTTGTAAATCCAATTTGGCGCGTATAGCTTGATGTACCGTGAAACATGTCAGTGCCATTCAAGTTATTCCTAATGATGTATTGGAATAAGATCGTATACTATATAAGATTGCACCTAGGTAGATGACGTTTTGATGttgattattgtatttaatactATTTAGATGACCAAATATTTCCTGCTGATGTAtccaaaatattctatataactATTTAACCTGTAtcttaacaatttatattttttaaaaatatgatcttaACCAAAAATCACGATTGAGCAAtgagtcatatatatatatgccaaacaTAGGGCAACATATGCCAGTATAAGTGAAGAAAAACATgtgattttattactaaaaatcgATGCGTTTATTGTTGAAGAAGCAATATttgtcaacattttaaaaattttaaatctattacagaattttatttatgaggaTTCTTATACTTGcgtatttaatttagtttttgaattgaataaacatattaaattaaataaatgccttttaaaaaaaatagaaaattttacaaaaataaactttttactgGTTTAATGTATCTTTGGAGCAATATATTTTGCTGACAAATAATTGCTGTTATTACACACtgttgttttaattaaaacatgggaaaacagttatttaaattaaattcattttatttttcattgactcaaaaataccttttttctgtcagaaaatttatcatatttcctTTTTGTAGGTACTTTTTTTCTATCGGCAAGTTCTTCGTATATACTTTTTTGtttggtattttaattaattaaaaaaaccttaaaagattaatacatatttatatcaagaattagctattatttttgaagttgctctttagatatttattaatataagccTTATTTATTgggtgaaaatttaaaaaaataataaattaaaaatgctgatTATCGATTTATTTGAGGGAGAactataaaatgctaaaaattcagTATTAACTGCTTTAAATATTATGTGAATCTAAAAAAAGTTCCTTATACGTTTCTTTGACATTTAActaacatccttttttttttaaacacttttatataaaaaagattccaTTATTGTGACTTATTGAATTGAAAGCTCGTATTCTTCTTTTTAGGAaaactaattcaattaaaatttaatcatttttttatcattacatgcTTTTATATTTGGAATCCCTAAAAAACAGCATATTAACACATGCTTACCATCCCGTTCATTTAACCCATAAGCCCTTTTCTCGATACTTAATCAACGTTCTAATTTTAATGATAGTCTAAATTTCGTTCCTTTTTTGTCACAAACTATATTAAACAACTGGAAATTTAAAACTACCTGActattattacaatataattagtttaattacagCATGTaaataatgggttttttttttgaaaaacttgtaAGGATACTTACtatatgcaaatgaaataaatgatgtaTAATAGTTTAGTTGTATCATAACGCATCTTAAACCTACTTAtacaaaaagattaatattaagtTTACTATATAAAAGATAAgtctatcttaaaattaaaattttaatttgaaaagtcttagttatggaattaaattaatgagttaattaaatcaaaattatttatctaaaatgtttatattgaaataataagtaagacaaagttttgaatttctttattttcattattatttttttgtatttatatgcgTATTGTTTAGATGGCATGTTagctaaatattcttttgaatatacGGACACACACTGGGGAGGGGGGAGGGTAAGTGTGTCTTGTTGGCTTAGGCACTCTAATCCCATTTTTTCGACCTCTCCTATCcttttataagcatatttttaatgtatccAATATTTTTCGACACATCTGAAAAGAGTTGTATATTGAATCTCTATATTAAATCTAGGTAATTCctgtatttattgatttaatctctatcgcataataaagaaaaaatattgcatatatattattttcaaaatgatatttcaaagaacaaatttgtttatgttaaaaaatcaagatatatcttgtttattataatttgcgtcgaatttttttaaatgaaatttgcgtAACtgtttttgcatgatttttaatgtaatcgtctaccatttttttttttcgttaaaaagaGACGCCATAAATATGAACATCAGCATCCATTTGTTATAAAACCTATTTTTTAGTGGTTTTATATCACTTTATATCAGTATCTTTCTTATGTAAGCTACTTAATTTCTCAGGTTTATTTTTTTGGATTGAGGGGAAAATGATATTTCTCCTACAGTCTTAGAAATGTCATTTTGTGGTAATGATGGAATTGTTATGTGCGTTTATTGGaatcattattatgaaatacGATTGAAGAAAAATGATGGAATTTGTTTACATGAATAGCGAATACATACTCAGGTGTTACATGTACATTTGTTGttgatttgagattttaaataattttatttatatatattgtatatacaaCTGTATCCATGTACagtatttgcatatttaattactGATTCCTTGTAAGTTCCTGTAattatatttatggatttttgtaaataatgatgGCTTATTGGCTTGAAAAAATACGATTTCGTTTTTAGTACTCAGTTTAAATgatctttaagtattttttatgctGTAGGGGATGAAATCAGAATGTACGCTATTTAGAACGCCATCCCTCTAGtagatattatttaatgtatGCATTATATTTAACGTTTCCACAACTAACTCATCTCCCGTACTTTTCCAGTTTCATTCCTGTCTTTTGtactaaatagaaattttagtaTTTGTCAATAGATATTTATCGAATGttgcataatttttatcaatggatATTAATTGTCTGTTGCAAAATTTTTGTCAGTGGATATTTATCGactgtttcataatttttgtcaATGGATATTTATCGGCTGTTGCATAGTTCTTAGTAAAAAAGGtaccattatattatttttacaatctttccatttttgtaaaataacaaGATTTATTAATTCGAAgaataaaaacacacacaaaaagtattttatgtaaaatttttgaaaaatagtaacCATGAGCTTATAAGTtgttacgatttttaaaaaaatgccatacattggtaattgaaaatattttatggcctttaaaaacactgaaatttttaaaaaattgtgaatggaatttaatatttgtcttcttgatagaaataaaaaaaaaatctatgttttcAATTGAAGCATTTTATACTCGATAAAATTCTATATCAATACATTGAAAACTTTCCCTGACAATAATATATTACCAGatgatgttttcaaaatatatggtaTTTAATCCAAccgaatataaattttcttatagtaAGGCATTTTACTACAccctgtttttcattttttatttattacataatatttgattactaaaaataaaaattataaaaatgaatgctttcatATATTTCACAATTGAAGGATGTATTTGGTTAATTatgtaatatctattttaaatgcatctaatAACAATGCCTTACTTCTTgagtcatgaaaaataaaaatgctactaacaattttaagtacattaatttctgttttacaaatgaaatgaataagtaaagtctaaatggatttaaatagacagaaaattgttgaatttcctattttttatttgttattcattaaCATAATAGttactattttacaaaataaataaacgatagAGATTAGTTATCTATTTTTGTTCCAAAGAAAGAAACGCAGCATGTACAGTCATGTAACACATGCTGACAATCATGTAAAGCTGACAATCAGTAAAAtctcatatcattttttttctaacatttttatctgaagaaaatttgatattttaatttttctcggTGAAAATCACAGCCCTATTACATAGCTAAATATTGGTACCTTGCATTATGTGTTTGTTGTGTGAAAGATATGCTTGttggaaattttatttggaaactcTTCATTAATAGTTTATTGTGAAATTAGTAATAGTTATCGcgccattgtgtttttgaatgtttaaacTAATACATTGATTTAAGAtgtttaatttctagaaaaataatattctgcacACACAATGATAGAAAGTTATATGAGTATACCCCtactatttagaaaataaaagaattcgttACAATTTTTggattactgtttttttttctttcttatctatGCATCAAGAATCATAAATGTTTAAGCAAtacgaaatacaaaaaaaaaaaaaaaaaaaaaaaacgaaatgaatattataacattttaacattattaattcgATTAATATCGATCAATTTACAATAAAGTTTATTACTCTAGATTCcaaaaagaattacaatttttacttgcattattttaatcatgACTTATGCACTCATTTATTTAAagcactttattttaaatatgatttttatgacCATTTATTTAACACATATCAttttaatcatgatttttaaCCGCAATGATTTAACATGCATTACCTTCATTATGACTTTTACTggtatttatttaacatttacttttaatCTTAACTTTTACGCGCATTTATTTAACATGCATAATTTTAATCATGATTTTTACcctcaaatatttattcaacacACATTATCttattatacttataaatatCTTATCAAGATATTTAAACAGGTTTATTTAACACGCATGATCTTAATcatgatttttacaaaatttatttagaatgccTTATTTTAATCATGACTTTTACACGCATTATCTTAATcatgaattttacaaaatttatttagaatgccTTATCTTAATCATGACTTTTACACGCATTATCTTAATCATGATTTTTACACTCATTTATTTCACATGTATtagtttaatcattatttttacacGCATCTATTTAACACGtatcattataattatgcttTTTACACACATtgtttttgtaatgatttttacatGTATTAACTTAATCATATCCGTAAAGATGAAATATGGCaatcgatttttcattttcttcctgAGAATACTGGAGTACTGAAATTTAACACAGTGTTAGaattgaaaatacaatattttaatatttttgaaatttgattaacaataaaacaactaattataattaattctgatttaaccctttaaagggccatttttttctagtcatattatgttaaaatatttttaggcttgaaattagaataagaaaagggattcatttagcttattagataaatttaatttgattcattaattaatttggttcattaataattaagtgacaaaccaagatacatcattttgtctgagataaagaactgaagcatctaagtttctgacttactaaaaaaatttgtcagaacttatgcgaACCTACATAagttcatacaaagattgataaatttggtgggaagcatacttccaacGGCCTTAGAAAGGCTTAATAAGGCGACACCTAAtgatgaaattggaaaaaaaagtatttcatagcaattataattattgattatgGAACATACTAAAGATTAAGGAAGAAAGTTGAAAAtagtaactaaaatataaattacggAAACACATTCCCCCTCCCCCTGTTATACAGGTTGCTGCGGAGGAACTGGAACAAACagtttttatataactttattaaaaataaataaattaacaaaatataacaaataataataagagtagacatttactgataaataaattaaattggttTCAACTTGACCGCCTTTTGCAGcgatgcagaggcgcaaacgcttattgaaattttcatcaacGGGCCGCgagtcttctacctttaatctatcccattcccgCCGAAGCTATTGCTTTAGGGAGTCTAAACTTTTGAATGTTTTAGTGCAAGCTctagactccaaaatggaccatacactgtaatccatgggattgagattcggcgagtTTTCTACCCACTCTCCAGATGGTATCGCGTCCGGAAAAGGCGCCTTGCACCACTTTTGCGTCTGTGAGCTGGTGCGGAGTCTTGATGAAACGTTCACTTTACATTGCGTACGTTTTGACCCACGGAAAtacaacagcttctagaatgtccaGCTGgtacaattttcatttattttaacgcCCACATCCACAAAAATCAGAGGTGTTTTGTCGCTTGCGCGAATTCCTCCCCagaccatgaccgactttggCTGTTGAAGATGTTCAACACTTGCTGAAGTGCTTGGAGCGTCTACAGATAAGATCGTATCGGTCTGGGAGTGATCAGCTCGTTGGGAAA
It encodes:
- the LOC129957199 gene encoding growth/differentiation factor 8-like, encoding MLVSWSALVAILVSVTAAWLEPEAQQEVVSFQRRILASLGMKRLPDMRQVNTTQDEMQRMKRKYLRNVRRSEQELLTFHHTDCERDSYVEFHPEIEHDSRILWARLRFPNSSTSDVSDVLRSWRQGGQELLLTLPCLRCCGAKLEILLRESTVGLRSKRSACGRECCRRPLKIRFKDIGWDWIVQPAEFEAYYCKGRCRDATDDFASTHALMQSILNFKGRKVSRPCCAPRKLRPLDLLHYNDKQPPELVVTRQKGMIVKECACT